TGGAGCCGGGCGAAAATGTCGGTTGatcggggaggggggagttgtCAATGGAAATATCGGATGGCTGACGATTGGGGCGCCATTTCCCACTTGAAATGAAATGATATCACAACAGGACAGCCAGCGaatttgtctctctctctctatctctgatggaagaggatcaGCAAAAGTCAAAATTCGAATCACATTGGCCTATTCTACAACCCTCCATTCTCGagattgatttttttttggtctgtTAAAGCACCGGTTGCTCTTGAATCTCAAGTCTGGTGCTCAGCTGCAGGATCTCCTTGCCAACTTTTTCCACTGCAGGCCATTTAAAATCCAGAGATGATTCATCTTTAGCTTCGGTTCCAGCAAATGTTTCGCTTGCCTTGGCCTGATCGGCCGCCTTGAGCGGATACCGGGGTGGTTTCAACACATAAGCCACCGGCACCCAATTGACAACCAAAGTCAGATAGCAAAGATGAAGCAATGGCGGGAATGCGAGACTCGTCAACAGTCCTGTCAGGTTTTTTTGCTCATGGCCTGACAGAAGACATTGGGTCGCAGTGAACAAGGTCCAGACGGTTGCAAATAACACGCAAATGTTATACCAGACGCCATTCTTCCAAAGATCAacctgcatcttcttccatgcgGACGAGGCGCGGGAGTTCCAGGAATTCAAAACACTTCCCGTGACAAAGGATGATCCCTTGGGTTTCGCAGACACGAGATAAAATTTGAGGATGGCGAAGATGTTCGCTAGCAAACGGTCAGCATACCATGATGAGCAAGGTGTAGAGGGGGCAGGGCGGGACAATCTGTCTCGAAGGGGGGTTCTGTGAGACTTACAGCCGGCGAGCCATTTATTCTCCAGGTGCGCAAAGGGGGCACTCTGGAAATCATTCTGCGCAGCCTGTAGATATTCAAACGCCCACGTCATCAAAACCTGCCAAGCGGACATGAATATCTGCGCCTGGAGTAGCGATGGGTAGTTTGTAGGAATCACGTTCCCAGCCATCAAGAGCACCGGCACCGCAAGGAAGCCTATAAAGCACTCGACTTCTCCCGCGACAATTCCTAGACCGTTGAATGCAATGCTCCATCGCAAAGAGGTCTTGTAGTGATTGTATGCGGATGAGAGCATAGCGGGGATCTGCTGAGCATGTCCAATATTCCAGCGACTACGCTGAGCACAGTGGCCGGTGAGTGAATCAGGGATCAATCCAAACTGGAGAAATTCCTGCACTTGGAATGTGCGCCAGCCCATGCCATGTAAGATCTGGGACAGTTGCCAATCTTCGGAGAATGAGAAAGTTGGGTAGAGACCAACATGAACGATGGCACTGCGGCGGAACACGGCCCCAGAACCTGCGTCAATAGCACGACCAAGCATGTCCAGTGCCGCGTTTTGACAAGTGTAGAAGTGGCTTCTTGTCTGAGACAACGGGTCGCCAGTGGGCAGATTGGAGAAATACTGGCGCGTAGAAATCAGCGCAGCGTCATCGCATTGCAGCAAATGAGGCAAGGTTGCTCGGAGGAAATCCGGTGTCGGCACAGAGTCTGCATCGAGGACCGCGCAAAAATCCGGCGGCGTCTCTCTTTGCAGGGTGGTCAAGGCGTAGTTCAGGTTGCCTGATTTAGCAAAGACCATACCTGACTGTCTTCCTCGGGAGTGATATGAGACATGGCTCCATTGAGATTGTAGCTTTGCGACGGCTTCTTTCAAAGCAGCGGAGCCCCCGTCGTCCAGGACCAGGACACGAAAACAGGAGATTGGATAGTCCAGCGCACAGGCGGCACGGACTGTAGTCATGATGACTTCCACATCCTCGCCACAGCACGGCAGAAGCACATCCACTCGAGGGAGATCTTTCTTGCCTTGAAGTCGTAGCCTTTTCCGCCGTCCATTCCGATTGACACGGAATGCAGCAATCACTAGACTCTGGTCCTTTCGAGAGAGATCTGCatgatgttttttttgttttcgttTAGCAAGTTGTGTTTTCAGGCAGATCTGTCTTTGCGATTGATGCACTCACGAATGAACATGGCCTCGACCAAGAACATTACCCAGGCCTGCCATCGGAGCGGGCCAAGTAGGACCGCCAGTGCCCGGAGGACGAGGTAGACGTTGCTGGTCCAAATGGCCGCCTGGGCGACATAATAAAGGTGAGTACGATATTTCCGGCCCCGGGAGGTCTGCGAGCTATCGGGTAGCTCCCGGATATCGTAGATCTGATCTGCAGTCATTCGTCAGATGTTGTACGCTCCACTCCCTGATATGCGGTCAATGCACGGCGGCCAGCTGCGTAATGTCCACGCTCGAGACAGAAAACCTTTGAAGAACCTTGGTTCTCACCAGGTTTCTTTAAAGGAAACCCCGACTCGGGCGAgtcggagaggagagtcCAGCACCACATTAAAAGGGGGGGAAGCTCTCTTTGTGCGCTTGTACAATAGGCAGTTGGGCCATTCAGACTGCCGCTATCCCGCCACGAGTGGAGTCCTGGGTCGAATCGAGGTCAACCCTCTCCGAGTTCCTCCTTTCCGCTTAGGCATCAGCCGCCGACTATGAAGCCGAAATTTCGCAGTCATAATCACaccgtcttctttttctgagtcttttttttccttctcaatGGGTTATTTAGGCATGAGGATGTCATTCGTGGGTGGTATCCTCGGCTGCTTTGACAGCGGAAGTTAAGTCGGTAGGAGATCCTTTAGATGTTCGAGATGCCGGAGCCACATACTTCCGCCCTTTCTTGACCGCTTGTCTTGCAGCGTTTGGTCCTCGGCAGTCTCCGCATCGATTCGTTCGTTTTTGTTGCCGGTTGCTGGTTGCTCGACCTGCAGACATCCTTTCATCATCCTTTGAAGAATAGTAATTCTCCGAGTTTTTGACTAATATTGAACCCGAGATGCCCTGCAAGGCCAGTCACAACGCTGCGCACGTATCGAGATGCTCCCCTGGCGAGACCAACAGATGCCGATCGGGAGATCCCCAAAGCCGAGTGGTTCCAAAAATAGGAGCCGTTAGACTATCAGGCGGATTCAGTGCGGTCCGTCGcgaactttttttttcttttctcttctattCCCCTTTCAGAAAGGGGTGGTCAAGGAATAGAAAGTCATAGGCCCATCGAGATCCTGTATCTTTGCATCCATCAGTCGGTCTGGGGCCAGACTGTCCCTCTTACTTTTTATTTCCCTGTCTGTTCTGCCCTGCCGGGTCCACAGCTGGGTTTATGGCACAAGGTatggaaaaggagatgcgAACAAAGGGAGGAAGGCACAAAAAGGGGGCTTGGACAGTTGGAGAAAAGAGTCTTATTCCAGTGCACTCAACTGATATGATGATTGGTGATGGGAAGGTCAGCCCGCCCATGAACCAGCACAGTGTCGGTAGGCCTCGGAAACCTGCATACCTCCAAAGTCAACATTGATCCTTTGGCGCTCGTCCGAACCTTAGACTACTTTAGAGGATTCCGGATCGTCTGGACTATCGTCAACCTCCATAATGTCTCCATATTTCAAGCCCATAGAATGAGAGGGATGGGTATTTACCGGTCTGGTGGTCGTGCTACGTCGAAGATCCTCATAATTAAAGCTACTACTGTAGGTTCCAGTTTGTCGGGACCATGAAGCTGGTATTCCCTCGGGTTATACATCAGCTTCATATCATAGAACCGAGTACCTGACGAGCATTGATGTGGTGATGTGGTCGAGAACCACTCCAATGGGCGGATGTATATCTTCGCCCGTGgatggagattcaaaagaaTGGACCAAAGACTTTAATTCTCGAGAAATATACTAGATTGAAGCGATTCCCACATAAATCCATCAGCATACTCCCCACTTTTGAAGAGAAACCCCCTCCCAATCACCTCCAGAGCCAGGCTGATAGAAATAGAAACAAAGGGTTCGTAGGTCGAACGGTTGCTACTCGAGTAGGTCAGTATGTAGTTGGGAGTATCCACATGTCAAAGCTCTATACTAGTCGAAAACAGCACTACCGTAGTCGGATCTAAATTCTGAGGTACATGTATTGTATTATCCGTCAATTAGACATGAACGTCAgtttggccgagtggtctaAGGCGCTAGACTTGAACGATTCCCGCTTTCGGGTACCATGTTCGGGCATCTAGTATCTTCGGATGCACAGGTTCGAACCCTGTAGCTGACGtttcattcttctttttgttcattctttttttttgttttcacTCCCTCACGCTACTCTTGTAGCCTCTAGAGATCCTCTGTAAATCGCTACCATTGGTTTGACACTcggaattttttttttcgttttaaaaattttcttttcaaattTGGGTTTGTTGATGTTCAAGCGCCCCGAGCGCCCCGAGCGCCCCCACCTCCACGCCGGAAAATAAGTTGTAGCTTGACCAGGCTTGGATTAAACCGCAATTGACATCGAGCCACTAACAGTCTATTCTCCTAGTAGTCGCACCGTATAATTATCTGAAAAGCCTACTACCTACCCATCCAGGCCCAGTTTCAAATCGATCATTTCTTCACCAAGGAGCATCATGTCACACTTCAAGAGACGAATGTCCGCTGTTAAAAGGACGAGGAATGACATGTGCACGAGGCGCCGATCGAAGAAAATCTCCATAAATAACAAAATCAACCACACATGCACAGACCAAATCCATGCGAGCTTTGTGCAGAGATGGATCAAGTAACCGTGGAGGAGCTGTGCCCTTTCCCCAACGGATCGGTTCAGATCTTGGATCGAGGTCGAATATACAGCGCCTCCGCCGATGCCAGCACCTGCCCCTCCCCATCCACAAGCCGGGCCTCGATCTTCCATTTCCGATCTTCTTTCACCTCCACGATTTTCGATTGGAGCATAATCGCACTGGGAGTCGGAACGGGACGTAAATAGGTCGTGTGCAAATAGGCCGTCACCGGCCCCGTCTGCGCACCTGAGGCTTGTCGCGAAACCGGATCCCCCACCTGACCGTTGAACGACAACAGGAGACCCGTTCCTTCGTCCAGCAAGGCGGCGACGACACCTCCGTGAAGGATTCCGGGGTATCCGTTGAGATCGGAgccgagaaggaagaagatgcggagTTCCTCGGCTTGGGGTCGGCTTGGGTTGAATCCTGGGGCGGGGGGTTTGTTGGAGAGTCGATACTGGCTGAGACATGCGGAGATGGTGGTGGGCGTGTTGAGggtctttgagaagaagtTATCCTCGGTGGAAGTTTTGACTGTTCGCGAGGGGATGGTGTAGCTCAAGAAGGATTTATCCTGTAAGAGGGCAGAGATCCAGGGTATGGATTGGAAGGGAGTTGGGTCGTTAGTGGCCATGTTGGCATTGAGCAACGGCCTTTTGGGAGAAGGAGTGCGTGGTGTTTGAGTGAACGGTCCGGCTGCCAGGCGAGAGAGCagaagggagagaatgtAGGCAGCggcagagaaaaaaaaaagagaaagagcaagagagagaaagatatTCCCGCCAGTGGTTCTTTTTACAATTCAATCTCACGATACCGAGGATAATTTTCTTTAGAGTCTAGTAGTCCTGGATCAGCGGTCCCCACTGTCGGATGTACCGGTACCTCACCACTTGCACGGGGGGACGCGGGGAAACCCACAGACTGCCATACACACGGTGCCCACCTCGGCCCGAGTGCCATCCGTCCTTGTACATTTATGTAGACTCTGATAGCGAGACCGTCCTGGGTACTTATCCAGTAAATCATCAGGATAAAAACACACCAACGGGCACCCGACTCCTTGCCTTTTTCCAAGAATCTACAGACGTAGTCTGTTGGACAACATAGTACCTCTGCTCCCACCCCCCCACCAGACCGGATATCTCCCACCCAAGCAGGAGAACAAGGGCCCCTTTGGGGATTTTACCAGTCTTGAATGCCTTTTTTGGTGACATTAGAGACCCCAGTACTGGAGAGTAGAATCGCAGACGCGACCAAGCTTGACCATGGTTCTCATCTCCACAATCAAATTGTATCGTGGAGTCGTGGAGATGCTGGGCTTGTGGGATTGGGCCAATGATTCAATGTGCCTGGATCCATACCACGCAGTATATGACACAAGTGATTGATCTTTTAGGGCTTTATCTGGGAGTGTCGGATTTGTGAAACTCGGTcctggggaagagagagggtgcATGTTGATTCACCGCTTTTCGATCGTTGGAACAACTGAACGTGGGGAGGTAATTCCTTTGGGAGGAGGCAGCATGATGGGGCCAGCCACCGAGAATGAGCACTTGAGCCAGGTCGGTCTTGTGCATGTACGGATTGGAATAAGATGTGGTGAATATTAAGGtattgatttttgatttggGTTAGCCTCCTTGGTCAGCAGAAGAGTCCGCCTCCAAGTGGGGAAGTCTTGAGCAGAAAGGCGAAAAAGGGTAAAAGCTGAGTTGAGTAGAAAACGCCAAAAAAAGGTCTTCTTAATGCTCTCACGGCGTCTATACAttttgaaacaaaaaagaaataacAAACGAACCAAACAGATCGTCAACCCCACCATCGAGACACCCGAaagaaggagggaaaaaaaggattatCAACCTATCTCATACTCTCAGGTGATAGGAGGCAAGGCTCAAATAAGGAAAATTGCAGAATCAAGGACATGATCTAATCGCATCGTCTCATCTATTGGGCAGTGATCTTGGTGGGAGGAACACCGATCCCGTTGGTGTTGCGGAAGAACAAAACACCCTTGCTCTCACCCTGAGCACCCTCAGTGGGTTCAACCCACTGGCAGGTGCGAGCGGAGGTCCACATGGCCTTGAAGAAACCAGTCCAGCCGGTGTGAGCCTCAGTGCGGTAGTGGGAACCCATGACGGTCTTGATGGCTTCGCTGGCCTCGTCGGCGTTGTAGAAGGGGATAGAGCTGACGTAGTGGTGCAAAACGTGGGTCTCAATGATACCGTGGAAGATGTGACGACCAACGAAGCCAAAGTCACGGTcgatggtggcggcggcgccaCGAGCAAAGTTCCACACCTCGGGCTCATAGTGAGGGAGCGTGGGGTCGGTGTGCTGCAGGAAAGTGATGGCAACTGCAGGTCACAAAATGTTAGTATAGATGTCACTTGTCAATAGGGAGCGATAGGCAAAAAAACAAGGGAATAGAGAAAATTGAACACAGTCACAGGCTTTGAGATGGCCCGATGAGTGGTCATACGGTGTacaggggaagaagacagaTTACTCACCCAGCCAGTGGTTCACCCAAAGGTAGGGAATGCCGTACCACACGAGGAGGTTCATCCATCCATAGGTGGAGCCGACATAGTAGAGGATAGAGCCGGTCATGAGAAGGCCCAGGTCGCTGAGGACAATGAGCTTGGCATCCTTGGCCTCGTACAGAGGGCTGGAAGGGTTGAAGTGGTTGACACCACCGCCCCAGccgttcttcttgcccttaCCACGGCCCTCGGGCTGCTTCTCGTGGTTGTTGTGACCGGTGACGTTGGTAAGAAGATAGAGGATCCAGCCGAACAGCTGCTGGCCGATCATGTGGGTGGCAGTCGCAATAGGAGTCTCCTCCACGAGCTCGCTGAGCTCGTAGATGGTCTTGCCGATGCGGGAGGCATACTGGCTGCGGGTCTTGGGGACAAAGACCATGTCACGGGCCAGGTTACCGGTGGCCTTGTGGTGCTTGCCGTGCGAGATCTTCCAGGAGAAGTAAGGGACCAGAAGCAAGGAGTGGCAGATCCAGCCAACAGTGTCGTTCAGCACCttggaaggagagaaggcCTGGTGACCGCACTCATGGGCCAACACCCACACACCGGTTCCAACGAGACCCTGAATGACAGTGTAGACCGTCCAGAGAGCCACACGAGCAGGCATGGAGGGGATGGTCTCCGGGGTGACATAGTTGTGGAAGAGATAAAAGACGGAAGCCAGGATGGCCATGTCACGGAAGACATAGTACAGACTGGTGACGGCGGAGCGGTGGTAGCAGTGGGCCGGAATGGCATCACGGATCTGCTTGATGGTGAAGTCGGGGATCTTGAATTCATTGCCGTATGTGTCCAGCATCTTTGACGGCTTGACTTCCGACTCAGAACCCATGGAAGACAGCGAAGTCGACGAGGGCGACTGACGGGGGCTGTCAAAGGGGGAGGCCGACACTGAGGACGGCATCGATGAGTCGGTGGCAGGATTGCGGTGCAGCGCAACGCGCTTGGGGATGGCAGTCGACGACATGGTGAAGACGACGGACTGGGGATGAACGGGAGTTCCGACGAAGATCTGAGGAGACTTCGAGGAGCGAGCAACACGGAAGAATGTTATATAGAATCCTCAGTACGGTCAGATGGCAAATACTGCACCACAAAATCTTCCCTCGGCTGTTTTATTATGCGCAGGCCCGAGCCAATGGAAATCACACCAGCGAGAGGATGTTGGGACGGATAAGAGAAGGATGAGCACAAGCCACCCACCTGGACACGCAAACCCCGAATGGGCAGGGGACCGAAGAATTAAATTTggcccaaaaaagaaatattGGGAGGGAGGGTTTCCCCAAAGGGTCGACCACTATATCAATCACGCCAATCTGATTTGACGACGAGTAGAGTTTGTGGAGATATCCCCGAGATTCAATACGAAAAGGGGAAATGTATTGTTTTTTTCTATAAAACAttttacaaaaaaaaagaaccaaaggCGACAACTGTACGATGGTTCCGCTGATCGTCCCTCTCAAAAAGGAACCATATTCGGGTCTTTGCCCCATTGACTGGGTTTCAATTGACTTTCATTATCAATCACTTTTGGAGCACTATCTGGCTTAAgattgaagaaaaggggCCATGTCACAAACAATTTGAACAACAAGATCAGTGCCACAGTACGGGCTCAGAAGTGGGAGAGGCTTCATGAATGGTAAGAAGACCAGGATTCAAGTGAAACGAAAGCCCTGAAAGCTGAAAAAAGATCGCCAAGGCAAGGGGTTTGgtattttctttctttttttttttctttttgccatCCATCGCGGGCTAATCAGTGAGTTTATTTttcatgtacagtactgtaaaAGAAAATACCGCTCTTCAGCGGGGCAAAAATAAGATCTGGTAAATTTGCAATTGGCGGGCAACAAAGTTTGTCCCACAAAAAAGGTTCAAGGTCCCCTGGGTCCCTGCCAATTTCTGCCTTAAGGGAGCATTCTGCCCCTGGACTGGACGAGGTACAAATGTACCATACATCAGAAGTCCATGTATGTACTGTCGTGGGCTGGCTGGCACTGTACGCATGGGGTCAATTTTGACTTTTCATATCTTCGGCAAGATGTGTGAGTGTCAACCTGTTCCAATTTTCTCAGCCACACCGCATCTTCATACTGTACGATACCGTAAGTTGCACCTCTCGACTCTTTGATTGCAAAACTCGCCATTCCCCGAATCCACCAGGCACTTTAAACAATAAGACTACTGTCCGAACTCCACTTCCTTCTGGACGAGTGCGCATCCACCACAGCAAtctgtcttctctctcacacactttttttttttttttttttttttcccttttttagatttttcctttttttcacaTTGTAAATTCAAGGATGCCTCTAATTGTCGAACGCGGAGAGGCTGAATTTTAATGTCCTAATAAGCGAAAGCCTGACCAGGGTCACCTTACGCGCCCGGGAATCTCTTCTATCATCAACGACTCTGACTTGTTCCATTGCCGCGGGGACATGCCCATCCTGCATGAACGCTTCAGTCGACTGCGAGCAGATCGTGCCAGCATGCCATCGTGCAGGAAAGAGTCACGGTTTGGCCGAGGTGCCCAATCACATGGCAGAGTGTTTACCGCCACACCACCTGAGCCGAGTGCGACATCTCCAGTATGTCTGCTTTACATCGCAGCAAACACGGAATTTATGACCTTGCGTGTCTAGAGTATCAACCCGAGACTCTTATGTATGCGGGtagagggggaagaaaagtgaCTCTTTTGGGAATATATGAATTTGCCGGCCATTTTGAAGTAAAACTACGACAATTTCTATTACTACTGTAGCCCTCGTGGGGTACGATGCAAATCACGGACCTGGAAACTTTGTGCCAGCAGAAACTTCGTTCTGCATCGAATCGACTGGCGACGCCACTTTGGCTCCCGTGCACTAATCCTATTTGGGAATCCCAACATTCTGATCGTGACCCTTGtgcttctccttccctgGACTCCAGTCTAGTACTGTAGTATGACTGGTGGCTGACTCTTCTGATCCGCCTCCAATCAAATCGCATTCTTTTCTCCTGTCTTTTctccgcctctctctctctctcatggTTGACCGGTGCGGGGCCTTTTGCAGAAGCAGTTCGGTATTAGCCAACTCTCCCGTGGTGTAGTACCAGAGTAGTTTAATCAAATCAGAGGAGGCTATCGGCAAGACCAGAAATCACATGTCCGTGTCGTGCATGGAGAGAGGCGACAGTGGAATCGTCCCCAGCTCAAGTAAGCTCTCCCTTCTTACTCTGTAGTAGTCAGTAGTATACCACACGCCACTTTGATAACCGCTCCTCGTAAATAGACTGGTGTGAACGTGAGCAATGAGCACGTCCTATCCTGTCTACGCGAGAGCAAATTGAGGCAgatgagatcagactgccaTGCCCCCTATATCCCGACGAGTCAATGGGCGCCGAGCCTCAACCAACCACCCCCAGCTTCCATTTGATTTCTCAACCCCCACACTATACAGATTCAATACCACTGACCACTGACTACTGACCATAAGCTCCGCCCGAAACGCTACCACCGCCCAGACCGGGAGAGCTTAttaagaaagaaagaaaagcctCCTACGTACACGTCCATACTCAGAGTCATGCCGTACTTGACTTGTTCCCGGTTGGGCGAGCGGACATGAGCTCGGCTGCTGTCCATGGAACTACACAGTACCTAGGTGGATACATACTGGTATCTATATACATTGGAGTTCGTACTGTGAGTGTGCTGACATGTCGATGGCTCGTAACTGGAGGTGCCCAGCacgtccagtccagtcctGTGCAGTGCAGTGCAGCAAAGTTTGACAGACGGCGATGACGGCGGTCCATGAATGATTCCCCGTCTCAAGACTACTCCAGAGACAACTGATGAGTAAGGTATACCTCGCGATTTTCACATGCGGCCAAGCcttctggggggggggggaaagcaTCTTTCCTGCCCTGTCGACTGGGGGTTTGGAGTAGACGATCGATCGGACCTCGGCGCGCGTCACTTTTGGTGGAGGTGCAAAGCGGGACTGGGCTTTACTCTTTATATACGATTGAGTATACATTTGAGTACCTACCGACTGGGTGAAGACTGGTCCCGTAAAAGTCGTAGAGCATAGACAGGGCATGATGAATACGATGATGAGATGTTGAGTATGAATGTGGTGTAGCAGACAGGACCTACCAAGTACAAGAGCTTATGAATACACGGCTGAATTTGCAGAAAAGTCCTACAGGGCGTAGcaacgaggcgatggacacgaagaggaggacgTGGCCTCGTCGGCATGTGAAATCGCGATGGAAACTTAAAGGCTGGCTGGGGTGAAACTCTCACATTGTGATAGGTGGACCGGTGGGTATACATCAGTTACCAGTACAGCCACCATGGATGATATGTGGTAGTGTCGCTCCAGCGTAGATTGAAGACTCTCTTCTACAGTATATACAGCAGGTACTTATtcacgggggggggggggggggggggggggctatCGAGTAAGGCCAGAACGAAGATTGGAGTGTGTACAATAATTAATCTATCGTGCCGAGTGCATAACAGTGTGATTGATAGTTCATTCTGAAGAAGCCTAAAAAAACCAACAAAAACCTAACAAGGACGACAACAGAAGAACCGCGATTTGACATTGATCAGGGATCTTGCGAGATCACGTCCGGCGAATTCTCGGCCGGCTGAGATGAGTCGGCCTAAACATTCGATGGGTCATGGACCTGGAATAGAGGTACACCGAGTAGAACAGTACATGCTCCCAGGACGGACCTATCGTCGACGACTCGATATTTATACTGTAAAAGCCTACAAGGCCAATATTCATCTAGTACAATTGCACCGAGACAGTAGTACTGTACGCTCTTGAACCTGCCTCATTTACATACTACCGCAGTACATCGTCAAGTGAGTCCGTACTTTGTCTTTCTCGGGTACTTGATCTCGGAATCTGATGACTGAATGCTGCAGATCTGACACGTGAAGATGCAGCCCGCAGTAGCTCACATGCTGAATGCACCGGCATACACCAGAGTAGGCCACTGACACTACCACCTCCCATATGGAACGACTCACAGAGAGTCAGGTCCAACGGGACAAAGCCCTGCAAACGACAGGGCTGTTGGAGTTTCCGCGATCACTCCACTGGCTCCACTTGCTCCACACCACCTGGTCTTGTTGGGCCCGGTGGGTTCCACTAAAGATTTGTTGAGGAGGGTCATTTGCCCAATCACTTCATCCCCACACCCACGATATGTCAAAGCATGTCTCCACTTCCGAGGTCCTCAAATTTGCAATTCTGTGACCTGTCTTTTATTATTTTATTTATCTTTTGCAAAAGATTGAAATGGGTCGACTCGAGTCTAGACGCCTGGACCGATGTCCACGCCGGAGGTCTGATTTGAAATAACTGCCTGTCACGCAGTGTGGACCGTGGAGTTGTAAACCGTGGGACTCGCCAGTTCCCAGCTCGTGCAGTCGAGGGGTAAAGCCTTCTGGATTTTCAAGAGCTCGATCGATTCAAGAGGCAGTGCAGTGCAGTGTAGTACTTGAATCCACACCCACAGGCCTGGTCTATGGTCTTCAATGGGCTGTGGTGACCAAACGGAACCGCTTTCAGGGCCACGAGATTGACTTCAGTTGATCATTACCCGGGGAAAAATCACTCGACCGTGAACAGACAATTCAAGAATGCGTTCATGACTCGTTACTAGATCTATCCTATATGTACATGTTCCAGGTGCCCGTGTTTCCTGAACCAGATGTCTGAACCAGAGGAAAGTGATAAGAGAGGAAACACCGTGAAACGGAACCTCCCACGAGCgcgcgagagagaaagagaaagagagagagacaatgGAAACACCGATTGGATCAAAGTTTATCCTACGATCAAGCCTCCACACGCCGTTCCGAATCCACGAGCCACGATGATCCACCGGGACTGCCCGTGGCGTTCAGACTGACAGTGGTCTTGCGCAGATCCGGCAACACCAGCACACTGTCACTGTAATTCCGGTAGTCAACCTCACAGGCGATTGCCTGGCGCTGAACGGGACCCGCCGCGACCCCGCCGATGAAATCCGGTGCAGAGGGGGATGTGGGAACAGCACTCGACGGCGTAGGAGCAAAAGTGCGG
This genomic window from Penicillium oxalicum strain HP7-1 chromosome III, whole genome shotgun sequence contains:
- a CDS encoding Oleate hydroxylase FAH12 gives rise to the protein MSSTAIPKRVALHRNPATDSSMPSSVSASPFDSPRQSPSSTSLSSMGSESEVKPSKMLDTYGNEFKIPDFTIKQIRDAIPAHCYHRSAVTSLYYVFRDMAILASVFYLFHNYVTPETIPSMPARVALWTVYTVIQGLVGTGVWVLAHECGHQAFSPSKVLNDTVGWICHSLLLVPYFSWKISHGKHHKATGNLARDMVFVPKTRSQYASRIGKTIYELSELVEETPIATATHMIGQQLFGWILYLLTNVTGHNNHEKQPEGRGKGKKNGWGGGVNHFNPSSPLYEAKDAKLIVLSDLGLLMTGSILYYVGSTYGWMNLLVWYGIPYLWVNHWLVAITFLQHTDPTLPHYEPEVWNFARGAAATIDRDFGFVGRHIFHGIIETHVLHHYVSSIPFYNADEASEAIKTVMGSHYRTEAHTGWTGFFKAMWTSARTCQWVEPTEGAQGESKGVLFFRNTNGIGVPPTKITAQ